The uncultured Subdoligranulum sp. genomic sequence TTCCTTGCAATAAAATCAGGAGATGATTGTTTATGAAGATCCTTTTTTATGCGCTGCGTCCCTTTGACGAACTGCAGTACTGTGAACCCAATCGGGAAAAATACGGCATCGACTACAAGTGGACTGAAGAGGTACCCACCCCCGACAATCTGAAACTGGCGGAGGGTTGTGACGCTGTCAGTACAAACCCCTGCGAGGTGCGCCCGGAATACCTGGAAGCCTTTGCCAAAATGGGCGTCAAGTATCTGCCCTGCCGCAGCATCGGATACGATCATATCCCGCTGGAGACAGCCAAACAGCTGGGCCTGCGCGTGAGCCACAGCCACTATCCCCCGGATGGCGTGGCCAATTACACCATTATGCTCATGCTGATGGCCACCCGCAAGATGAATCAGATCATGGTGCGTGCCGCTGCGCAGGATTACTCCCTGCCCGGCAAGATGGGCCACGATCTTTCCAGCTGCACCGTGGGCGTGATCGGCACCGGCAAAATCGGAAGCACAGTCATCCGGCATCTGTCCGGCTTCGGATGCAAAATTCTGGCCTACGACCTTTATCCTTCCGACGCGGTTCGCCCCTATGCCGAGTATGTGCCGCTGGATGAATTGTACGCCCGCAGCGACGTGATCACACTGCACCTGAATGCCACGCCGGAAAACCATCACCTGGTTGACGCCGGTGCCATCGCCAAGATGAAAGACGGTGTCCTGCTGATCAATACCGCCCGCGGCACCCTGATTGATCCCGAATCGCTGCTGCAGGGGCTGGAGAGCGGCAAAATCGGTGGTGCCGGGCTGGACGTTGTGGAAGACGAAAACGGCATTTGCTACTACAACCGCCATGACGAGGCACTCCCCAACCGGGAACTGAACCTGCTGCGCAGCTATCCCAACGTGATTCTCAGCCCCCATACTGCCTTCTACACCGATGTCAATGTGGCCAGCATGGTACAAAGTGCCTTCGAGGCGGTTTCCGATTTTGCAGCCGGACGGGAGAATCCCTGTGAGGTCCGCCTGTGATGGTAGAGCCCGGCCGCACCGGAGAGATCTTGGATGCCGGCCCGGCGCTGTCGCCCGGTGATCCCTTCTGTTTTGTCTGTGCCGGGTGTGGGGATTGCTGCCGCAAACGGCGGGATCTTGTCCTTTCGGGGTATGATCTGTACCGCATTGCGCGCCGGCTTCGCCTTTCGCCGCGGATTGTAGCCAACGCCTTCTGTAAAAGCTATGTGGCACCGCAAAGCTGCCTGCCCACCCTCCTGCTCACGCCGGATCCCAAAACCGGGAACTGCCGCTTCTTTGAGGCAAATTTCTGCGTGATCCACGAGGCCCGACCGCTGGCCTGTGCCCTGTATCCGCTGGGGCAGAGCATCGATCCGACCACCGCCCACACGGAATACTTTCCGCAATTGCCACTGTGCGGTGTCTGTGTGGAAGGGCGCACCTTGCAGGATTATCTGGAAGATGTCGCCATCCCGGAACGCGCCGGAATCGACGCCCGATGGGCAGTCCTTTGTACACAGATCTCCGGGCAGCTCCTCGACGCGGGCGGCAAAGGCAATCCCCATTTTTCCGTCGCTGCGCGCCGGATCGAGCGTGCCCTGTATCTGGACTATGACCTGGGCGATGAGTATTATCCCCAGTTCCAGCGCAACATGGAAACACTGCTGCCACTGCTGCAGCGTATTCTTGCCGCCCCTGCTGCAGGTTTATCGGAGTGCATTGAATGAACCTGTTGCCCCTCGTGCGGATTCCGTTACAGGGCATCTGCTCT encodes the following:
- a CDS encoding D-isomer specific 2-hydroxyacid dehydrogenase family protein encodes the protein MKILFYALRPFDELQYCEPNREKYGIDYKWTEEVPTPDNLKLAEGCDAVSTNPCEVRPEYLEAFAKMGVKYLPCRSIGYDHIPLETAKQLGLRVSHSHYPPDGVANYTIMLMLMATRKMNQIMVRAAAQDYSLPGKMGHDLSSCTVGVIGTGKIGSTVIRHLSGFGCKILAYDLYPSDAVRPYAEYVPLDELYARSDVITLHLNATPENHHLVDAGAIAKMKDGVLLINTARGTLIDPESLLQGLESGKIGGAGLDVVEDENGICYYNRHDEALPNRELNLLRSYPNVILSPHTAFYTDVNVASMVQSAFEAVSDFAAGRENPCEVRL
- a CDS encoding YkgJ family cysteine cluster protein: MVEPGRTGEILDAGPALSPGDPFCFVCAGCGDCCRKRRDLVLSGYDLYRIARRLRLSPRIVANAFCKSYVAPQSCLPTLLLTPDPKTGNCRFFEANFCVIHEARPLACALYPLGQSIDPTTAHTEYFPQLPLCGVCVEGRTLQDYLEDVAIPERAGIDARWAVLCTQISGQLLDAGGKGNPHFSVAARRIERALYLDYDLGDEYYPQFQRNMETLLPLLQRILAAPAAGLSECIE